GAACGGCAAGACGATCGGCAAGCCAGCGCATGAGGGTCGGATTCGAGGCACCACCGCCGCAGACCAGCCAGCGCGCCGGGGCCGTCGGAAAGTGATCGCGCGCGGCCGCGACCGCCTCGACGGTGAAAGCCGTCAAGAGCGCGGCGTCGTCTTCGAGCGCATGGGCCCGGTCGGCGCCGCCCGCCCGCCCGCGCGTTTCGAGCACCTGCTCGACCCAGCCGTGGAACGCTTGACGATCCAGCGATTTGGGTGCCGGCGAAGCAAAATAGGGGTGCGACATCAGCGCGGCGAGCTGACCACGGGCCAATTGCCCGCGCGCTGCGGCTTGGCCGTCCCGGTCACACGGCTCGCCCGCCACCCGCCGCATGTGATCATCGATCAGCGCATTGCCCGGGCCGGTATCGAAGGCGATCAACTCGTCGCCGGGGCCAATCCATGTCACGTTGGCGACACCGCCGATGTTGAGGATCGCGACCGGCGCCTCGAGGCCGGCGCTCGCGGTCAGCGCCCGGTGGTAGACGGGCACCAGCGGTGCGCCCTGTCCCCCATTTGCCATGTCATTCGAGCGAAAGTCGTCGATCACGGGCACCCCGATGAGATCGGCGAGCATGGCGCCGTCCCCGATCTGTAGCGTGAAGCCGCGATCCGGCCGGTGCAGAATGGTTTGGCCGTGGAAGCCGACGACCTCGATGCCGAGCCGCGCGAGGCCGCATTCATGGGACTGCGGCGGCGTGGCCGAAGCCGCGAGCAGCGCGCTTTCAGCCACCCAATGGGCTCGTGTCACCGCCCGTGCGGCCTCCTCGACCACGGTGAGCGTGCGTACCTGCGGTCCTTCGGCCCCGGCCACCTCGGCCATCGCACGCCTGATGAGAGCACGCGCCGGCTCGTCGAGCGGAATGGAGGCCGCCAGCTCCGGCATCCGCCGAACGACGGCCTCGCCGTCGGTCTCGATCACCGCCACGTCGACGGCATCCATCGAGGTTCCGCACATGAGCCCGGCCGCTTTCAGCAATTCGCCCATGCATCCTCCCGTTCGCGCCCGCGTGCCGTGCCGTCCCGGCTCGCAACGGTTGTCCATCGCTGCTAGAGGTGTGGCGCGCCCTCGTCGCGCGATCAGACAACAGCGGCAGGCTTAGGACAATGGCGAGCTTCAAATCGGAGTTCCTCCGGGTCGTCTCGGAACGCGGCTTCATTCACCAGATATCCAATCCCGAAGGACTAGATGCGGCCCTCGCCGAGGGACCCGTCACCGCCTACATCGGCTTCGATTGTACCGCACCGAGCCTGCACGCCGGCTCGCTGCTGCCGATCATGATGCTGCACTGGTTCCAGCAGACCGGGCATCGCCCGATCGCCCTGATGGGCGGCGGCACGACGCGGGTCGGCGACCCGTCCGGCAAGGACCAGAGCCGGCAACTCCTCACCCCCGAGCAGATCGACGACAACAAGGGCGGCATCCGCAAGGTCTTCGATAAATTCCTTTCCTTCGGCAACGGCCCGCGCGACGCCCTGATGATGGACAACGCCGACTGGCTGCTCACACTCAACTACATCGATTTCCTGCGCGAGGTCGGCGCCCACATCTCGGTCAACGAGATGATCAAGCGCGACAGCATCGCCCAGCGTCTCGAGCGCGAGCACCATCTCTCGTTCCTCGAGTTCAACTACATGGTGCTGCAGGCCTACGACTTCGTGGAGCTTTTCAGGCGCACCGGCTGCCGTCTGCAGATGGGCGGCTCGGACCAGTGGGGCAACATCGTCGCCGGCACCGACCTCGGCAGGCGCATCGCGGGCGCCGACCTCTTTGCCCTGACGA
The DNA window shown above is from Hyphomicrobiales bacterium and carries:
- a CDS encoding anhydro-N-acetylmuramic acid kinase: MGELLKAAGLMCGTSMDAVDVAVIETDGEAVVRRMPELAASIPLDEPARALIRRAMAEVAGAEGPQVRTLTVVEEAARAVTRAHWVAESALLAASATPPQSHECGLARLGIEVVGFHGQTILHRPDRGFTLQIGDGAMLADLIGVPVIDDFRSNDMANGGQGAPLVPVYHRALTASAGLEAPVAILNIGGVANVTWIGPGDELIAFDTGPGNALIDDHMRRVAGEPCDRDGQAAARGQLARGQLAALMSHPYFASPAPKSLDRQAFHGWVEQVLETRGRAGGADRAHALEDDAALLTAFTVEAVAAARDHFPTAPARWLVCGGGASNPTLMRWLADRLAVPVEPVERLGWSGEHMEAEAFAYLAVRSLRGLPLSFPGTTGVAAPTSGGRLSRPRRRP
- a CDS encoding tyrosine--tRNA ligase — translated: MASFKSEFLRVVSERGFIHQISNPEGLDAALAEGPVTAYIGFDCTAPSLHAGSLLPIMMLHWFQQTGHRPIALMGGGTTRVGDPSGKDQSRQLLTPEQIDDNKGGIRKVFDKFLSFGNGPRDALMMDNADWLLTLNYIDFLREVGAHISVNEMIKRDSIAQRLEREHHLSFLEFNYMVLQAYDFVELFRRTGCRLQMGGSDQWGNIVAGTDLGRRIAGADLFALTTPLLTTSSGAKMGKTAAGAVWLDAALLSPYDYWQYWRNTEDADVARFLKLFTTLPMDEIARLGALEGAEINEAKKVLANEATGLLHGKAAATDAAETARQTFVEGALAAGLPTVTLSRAELAGGIGVLAAFVKSGLAASNGEARRHVQGGGARLNDAPVTDERATVTLADLGPEGAIKLSIGKKKHVLLKPAD